One genomic region from Neoarius graeffei isolate fNeoGra1 chromosome 4, fNeoGra1.pri, whole genome shotgun sequence encodes:
- the LOC132884738 gene encoding membrane-spanning 4-domains subfamily A member 12-like isoform X2, whose product MASASIPLTNVGSGYTIVSQVLPSSTAPTTAGQNPCQTISPLQKFLKGEPKALGTVQIMVGVLTILFGIVLAMFPESISVLTGVVFWGSLFHISAGSLAVAANNKLNCCVVKATMVVNILSTIVAGIAIIILSIDLVITPIFGYCYNLDGYGCRNWNLAVSQISGITGVLLLFSVLQFAVSIAVSAFTCKAICSSEPTLNIVNVVQNPEMCVPVVNSYPAQQPQPGVSTMNAVAMSSAPMESPPAYCEKGHPDD is encoded by the exons ATGGCCAGCGCTTCGATCCCGCTCACTAATGTGGGAAGTGGCTACACCATCGTCAGTCAGGTTCTTCCCTCATCAACAGCCCCGACTACAGCCGGACAAAATCCCTGTCAGACAATCAGCCCACTGCAGAAATTCCTGAAAGGAGAACCGAAAGCTCTGGGA ACTGTCCAAATAATGGTCGGTGTGTTGACAATCTTGTTTGGTATCGTGCTCGCGATGTTTCCTGAAAGCATCAGCGTGTTAACTGGAGTCGTGTTCTGGGGCTCGCTGTTC CACATCAGCGCTGGTTCTCTGGCTGTTGCAGCAAACAACAAACTGAATTGCTGTGTG gtgAAGGCCACTATGGTGGTCAATATTCTTAGTACAATAGTTGCAGGAATCGCCATCATCATACTTTCCATAGATTTGGTGATCACCCCAATTTTCGGATACTGCTACAATCTAGATGGGTATGGTTGCAGGAATTGGAATCTTGCAGTg AGCCAGATCAGTGGAATCACCGGCGTTCTGCTGCTTTTCTCTGTGCTCCAGTTCGCTGTCTCTATTGCAGTTTCAGCtttcacctgcaaagccatctgCTCCAGTGAACCAACT CTGAACATCGTCAATGTGGTTCAGAACCCTGAGATGTGTGTTCCTGTGGTCAATTCCTATCCAGCACAACAACCTCAGCCG gGGGTCAGTACAATGAACGCTGTCGCCATGAGCAGTGCACCCATGGAAAGTCCTCCAGCATACTGCGAGAAAGGCCACCCAGATGACTGA
- the LOC132884738 gene encoding membrane-spanning 4-domains subfamily A member 12-like isoform X1: MASASIPLTNVGSGYTIVSQVLPSSTAPTTAGQNPCQTISPLQKFLKGEPKALGTVQIMVGVLTILFGIVLAMFPESISVLTGVVFWGSLFHISAGSLAVAANNKLNCCVVKATMVVNILSTIVAGIAIIILSIDLVITPIFGYCYNLDGYGCRNWNLAVSQISGITGVLLLFSVLQFAVSIAVSAFTCKAICSSEPTLNIVNVVQNPEMCVPVVNSYPAQQPQPPLYPSTGSQASRSLSQLTMGERRGTPWTSRQVITGLTHRHRQPFTLSFTPTVNLESPVNLTCMSLDCGGNRSTRRKPTQTRGEHANSTQKGPRRTQGSNPGPSCCEATALTTTPPCRRISVL, translated from the exons ATGGCCAGCGCTTCGATCCCGCTCACTAATGTGGGAAGTGGCTACACCATCGTCAGTCAGGTTCTTCCCTCATCAACAGCCCCGACTACAGCCGGACAAAATCCCTGTCAGACAATCAGCCCACTGCAGAAATTCCTGAAAGGAGAACCGAAAGCTCTGGGA ACTGTCCAAATAATGGTCGGTGTGTTGACAATCTTGTTTGGTATCGTGCTCGCGATGTTTCCTGAAAGCATCAGCGTGTTAACTGGAGTCGTGTTCTGGGGCTCGCTGTTC CACATCAGCGCTGGTTCTCTGGCTGTTGCAGCAAACAACAAACTGAATTGCTGTGTG gtgAAGGCCACTATGGTGGTCAATATTCTTAGTACAATAGTTGCAGGAATCGCCATCATCATACTTTCCATAGATTTGGTGATCACCCCAATTTTCGGATACTGCTACAATCTAGATGGGTATGGTTGCAGGAATTGGAATCTTGCAGTg AGCCAGATCAGTGGAATCACCGGCGTTCTGCTGCTTTTCTCTGTGCTCCAGTTCGCTGTCTCTATTGCAGTTTCAGCtttcacctgcaaagccatctgCTCCAGTGAACCAACT CTGAACATCGTCAATGTGGTTCAGAACCCTGAGATGTGTGTTCCTGTGGTCAATTCCTATCCAGCACAACAACCTCAGCCG ccgctttatccttctacagggtcgcaggcaagccggagcctatcccagctgactatgggcgaaaggcggggtacaccctggacaagtcgccaggtcatcacagggctgacacatagacacagacaaccattcacactctcattcacacctacggtcaatttagagtcaccagtcaacctaacctgcatgtctttggactgtgggggaaaccggagcacccggaggaaacccacgcagacacggggagaacatgcaaactccacacagaaaggccctcgccggacccagggttcgaacccaggaccttcttgctgtgaggcgacagcgctaaccactacaccaccgtgccgccgaatatCTGTCTTATAA